TTCGCGCAAGTTCGGGGTAGGATTTGGCACGTTGAAGCGCTTGGGCAATTTCATTTTTATGCAGGTCTAAATACGTTGGTGTCTCTATGGAAGATGCGCTTATTTGCGGTGTTGTAGGTGGAAGCGGTGAGGCGTCCGCTACAGGCGATGAGGCGTTATTTTCGAGAACCGTGCTTGCCATGTGATGTGAAACGGGCTTTATGGGTTTCTCTTTTTGAGGAAGTTTTTTTAAAGATGCTGATTCGTGCGGTGGCAGTGTCTCTTCTTGCGGACTTACCTCGTGTTTTGGTGCTTCACTTTGTGATATGACCGTACTGATTCGCAAGGAAACAGGCGCACTTTGAGCGAAAGTTTTTGGCTTTTCAAACGT
Above is a genomic segment from Sulfurospirillum halorespirans DSM 13726 containing:
- a CDS encoding energy transducer TonB → MRRLSFALLLSLGLHLALLLFLTIFTFEKPKTFAQSAPVSLRISTVISQSEAPKHEVSPQEETLPPHESASLKKLPQKEKPIKPVSHHMASTVLENNASSPVADASPLPPTTPQISASSIETPTYLDLHKNEIAQALQRAKSYPELARRRSIEGVVEVSFTIKPTGEVEEVEATSQSQLLSSAAIESVHKAKGYFPIPLENVTIKVPIVYRLK